Proteins found in one Salvia splendens isolate huo1 chromosome 10, SspV2, whole genome shotgun sequence genomic segment:
- the LOC121750973 gene encoding probable acetyltransferase NATA1-like, whose translation MMAATTIFTRVRLATAADIPHIHSLIHQLAVYENLTHELQATPAALSSTLFPAAAPPPFTTLLLEISTSPFTPPSHDPHFTPLLKSFHLQLPVDDGEEEMFRCGGGATVAGFVLFFPKYSTILAKPGFYIQNIFVRECYRRMGMGTLLLSAVAARAAEMGGGRVEWVVADWNVDAIAFYERLGAEILTGRSLCRLTGEALHAYAYFKF comes from the coding sequence ATGATGGCCGCTACCACCATCTTCACCCGCGTCCGCCTCGCCACCGCCGCCGACATCCCCCACATACACAGCCTCATCCACCAGCTGGCTGTCTACGAGAACCTCACCCACGAGCTCCAGGCCACCCCTGCTGCCCTCTCCTCCACGCTCTTCCCTGCCGCCGCGCCGCCGCCCTTCACAACGCTCCTCCTCGAGATCTCCACGTCTCCGTTCACGCCGCCGTCCCATGACCCGCACTTCACGCCCCTCCTCAAGTCCTTCCACCTCCAGCTCCCCGTCGACGACGGAGAGGAGGAGATGTTCCGGTGCGGCGGCGGGGCCACCGTGGCCGGATTCGTGCTGTTTTTCCCAAAGTACTCGACGATTTTGGCGAAGCCAGGATTTTATATTCAGAATATATTTGTGCGGGAGTGTTATAGGAGGATGGGGATGGGGACTCTGCTTCTTTCGGCTGTGGCGGCGCGGGCGGCGGAGATGGGCGGAGGGAGGGTGGAGTGGGTGGTGGCGGACTGGAATGTGGACGCGATCGCATTTTATGAGCGGCTGGGGGCGGAGATACTGACGGGGAGGAGCCTATGTAGGCTCACCGGCGAAGCTCTTCATGCTTAtgcttattttaaattttga
- the LOC121750979 gene encoding 50S ribosomal protein L12, chloroplastic-like, whose protein sequence is MASTTLSYATLRSAAYPTLPSATFPKHPVEFLSKSAPKPLRRRAQFVRPLAASEKVVELGDEISNLTLADAQKLVEYLQDKLGVSAASFAPAAAVAAAPAAGDAPATVEEKTEFDVVIEDVPSNMRIATIKVVRALTNLALKEAKELIEGLPKKFKEAVSKEEAEEAKKQLEEAGAKVSIV, encoded by the coding sequence ATGGCTTCTACCACGCTATCCTACGCCACCCTCCGCTCCGCCGCCTATCCTACACTCCCCTCCGCCACATTCCCCAAGCATCCCGTCGAATTCCTCTCCAAATCCGCCCCCAAACCCCTCCGTCGCCGCGCGCAATTCGTCCGCCCCCTCGCCGCCTCCGAGAAGGTCGTCGAGCTCGGCGACGAGATATCGAATCTGACCCTTGCCGACGCGCAGAAGCTCGTCGAGTACCTCCAGGACAAGCTCGGCGTGTCGGCCGCGTCGTTCGCCCCCGCGGCGGCGGTGGCTGCGGCGCCCGCGGCGGGTGACGCGCCGGCGACGGTGGAGGAGAAGACGGAGTTCGATGTGGTGATCGAGGATGTGCCGAGCAACATGAGAATCGCGACGATTAAGGTGGTTAGGGCGCTGACGAACCTGGCGCTGAAGGAGGCGAAGGAGCTGATTGAAGGGTTGCCGAAGAAATTCAAGGAGGCAGTTTCCAAGGAGGAGGCTGAGGAAGCGAAGAAGCAGCTCGAAGAGGCCGGCGCTAAGGTCTCCATTGTTTGA
- the LOC121750865 gene encoding uncharacterized protein LOC121750865, which yields MATLEDIVAATKILSDDPDSEMGVSDSKPKEDRTSVSNLRKCDGGSDPDAIVSEQVVQSEVVMESTVDANGSNQNNEIGENSLEETGGCISTGDKKLDGSGTDVMDVDGDGFEGGVDDNKMNDLEMNNEQHEFHVGDFVWGKIKSHPWWPGQVYDPKYASELAMARKQEGRLLVAFFGDNSCSWCSPSQLIPFVDNFSEMSKDSSSKSFLNAVQSATDEFGRLLELDLRCKCISDSLAKPEVTIAGSKAGVVLPEVDVCRLPFPKYEPADVLDKVKQLANVVSVGNALDLAVLRSWLSVFYNYKGGHMLSAYHEPFHIEGLEDKNQGRNGAGVDFSVPIEVPILGPQDDDWLSTPTARSVNSRPPSESKVLHKRKQRSVAEIMGEHKNFKPESRKLVASDKQGTDVEKSTTTRKRKKDNNGELKGAGSEHPSSTGKRGRKKLADISVLSPIITDAKDDGADGVNGGKLSRKPKEINVSATEDTSETRDDSDTLSTPRERKKSKYLSPPYTNLAWRVGNASFKSAAQAENGEATKMTEAGECTEGRETATSQPVDIGLTGSVSTSVDTGTQIVKDGKKLSFSVSDVDLPVNELLLEIQHAALDPFYLSKKGSLDTVWAFISALRNSTYLHGSDYKIYLKRKTGKGKSVPSELRDVSNELTEEKTDNKLPDQDTLVASKTPKKSKKAVEASVAKSSEESEKGKTWPCLNLSFTPGFPLPSKKEVVGMFGKFGSLSTRETKIEKDSNSIKIVYRKDSDAEAAFKSSSSQCPFGSENVSYALQRSPAGSKSRRSHPKASPPKTAPEKRKAEDLVSDLNTIKQKLEITTAIVENYRSKFSLEDESGLKEEMKHLMEKIETVGDMVRVIAEKSSS from the coding sequence ATGGCAACTTTAGAAGATATTGTTGCTGCTACAAAAATCCTCTCTGATGATCCTGACTCCGAAATGGGGGTTTCGGATTCTAAACCGAAAGAAGATCGAACTAGTGTTTCTAATCTGAGGAAATGCGATGGTGGTTCTGATCCTGATGCTATTGTTAGTGAACAAGTTGTGCAGAGTGAAGTTGTTATGGAGTCTACCGTTGATGCGAATGGTAGCAatcaaaataatgaaattgGTGAGAATTCTTTGGAGGAAACGGGGGGATGTATTTCTACAGGTGATAAGAAATTGGATGGAAGTGGGACTGATGTTATGGATGTGGACGGAGATGGATTTGAAGGAGGCGTTGATGATAATAAGATGAATGATTTGGAGATGAATAATGAGCAACACGAGTTTCATGTAGGGGATTTTGTTTGGGGTAAAATAAAGAGTCATCCGTGGTGGCCCGGGCAGGTGTATGATCCAAAATATGCTTCAGAGCTTGCTATGGCTCGTAAACAAGAGGGTCGTCTCCTAGTGGCCTTTTTTGGGGATAATTCTTGTTCTTGGTGCTCACCGTCACAGCTGATACCCTTTGTGGATAATTTTTCAGAGATGTCGAAAGATAGTAGTTCTAAGAGCTTTCTTAATGCTGTACAGTCTGCTACGGATGAGTTTGGTAGGCTGTTGGAGTTAGATTTGAGATGTAAGTGTATCTCTGACAGTCTTGCTAAGCCAGAGGTGACGATTGCTGGATCGAAAGCAGGGGTTGTCTTGCCAGAGGTAGATGTTTGTCGACTTCCCTTCCCCAAGTATGAACCTGCAGATGTGTTGGATAAAGTCAAGCAGTTAGCAAATGTGGTTTCTGTGGGGAATGCTCTCGACCTTGCTGTTTTGAGGAGTTGGTTGTCTgtgttttataattataaagGTGGTCATATGCTGTCTGCGTATCACGAGCCCTTTCATATTGAAGGTTTGGAAGACAAGAATCAAGGCAGAAATGGTGCTGGGGTTGATTTCAGTGTTCCGATTGAAGTCCCTATCCTTGGCCCACAGGACGATGACTGGCTCTCTACACCCACAGCTCGTTCTGTGAACTCACGCCCTCCGTCGGAGAGTAAGGTTTTGCATAAAAGGAAGCAGAGAAGTGTGGCTGAGATCATGGGAGAACACAAAAATTTTAAGCCGGAAAGTAGGAAGCTGGTAGCTTCAGATAAACAGGGCACAGATGTTGAGAAGTCCACAACcacccggaagaggaagaaagaTAACAATGGAGAACTAAAGGGAGCTGGAAGTGAGCACCCTTCTTCAACAGGTAAAAGAGGTAGGAAGAAATTGGCAGACATCTCAGTTTTGTCGCCTATAATAACAGATGCAAAAGATGACGGTGCAGATGGTGTAAACGGAGGCAAGTTGTCACGGAAACCAAAGGAAATTAATGTTTCTGCTACTGAAGATACTTCTGAAACCAGAGATGACTCAGATACATTGTCTACCCcgagggagaggaagaagagcaAATACTTATCTCCTCCGTATACCAATCTTGCATGGAGAGTGGGTAACGCGAGTTTTAAGTCTGCAGCACAAGCTGAGAATGGTGAAGCTACCAAGATGACTGAGGCCGGAGAGTGCACAGAGGGACGGGAAACTGCTACATCTCAGCCTGTGGATATCGGGCTGACAGGCAGTGTTAGTACCTCTGTTGACACTGGTACGCAGATAGTCAAGGATGGTAAGAAGCTGAGTTTCTCTGTGTCTGATGTTGATCTTCCGGTTAATGAACTGCTGTTAGAGATACAACACGCGGCTCTCGATCCATTTTACCTAAGCAAGAAAGGTTCCCTTGATACGGTTTGGGCATTTATCTCTGCACTCAGAAACTCAACCTACTTGCACGGATCGGACTATAAAATATATCTCAAACGCAAAACAGGTAAAGGGAAATCAGTGCCGTCTGAGCTAAGGGATGTAAGCAACGAACTAACTGAGGAGAAAACAGACAACAAATTGCCCGACCAGGATACTCTAGTAGCATCAAAGACTCCTAAGAAGTCCAAGAAAGCCGTTGAGGCGAGTGTTGCAAAAAGTAGCGAAGAATCTGAAAAGGGCAAAACTTGGCCTTGCCTTAATCTGTCTTTCACACCTGGATTTCCGCTGCCTTCAAAGAAAGAGGTTGTGGGgatgtttggcaagtttgggaGCCTCAGCACGAGAGAAACGAAGATCGAAAAAGATAGTAACTCGATCAAGATTGTGTACAGGAAGGACTCTGATGCAGAAGCAGCCTTCAAATCATCATCAAGCCAGTGTCCATTTGGTTCAGAGAATGTTAGCTACGCGTTGCAGCGGTCTCCAGCTGGTTCAAAGTCGCGTAGATCTCATCCAAAAGCGTCTCCTCCTAAAACAGCTCCTGAGAAACGAAAAGCTGAGGACTTGGTTTCGGATCTCAATACCATCAAGCAGAAGCTTGAGATCACGACGGCCATTGTGGAGAACTACCGTTCGAAATTCTCATTGGAGGATGAATCGGGGTTGAAAGAAGAAATGAAGCATCTAATGGAGAAGATTGAGACAGTGGGCGACATGGTAAGAGTTATTGCTGAGAAAAGCTCATCGTGA